The following proteins are co-located in the Candidatus Accumulibacter cognatus genome:
- a CDS encoding tetratricopeptide repeat protein, translating to MKGSRKKSPPVGVRRSPLDPASLALMRLVEALRYPEVEAAARRILDSRSSHPLALKALGFALIGQARFEEALPIVRYSLERNPDDPEAHNNLGIVLSALMRWDESIRCFARSLEIKPRDPEVLKNYGVALSRMHQWDEAVPYFLKAIEYHPGDYVEAIEQLASALLASNRNDEAWTCFNELWKNDRSNAAILSQLLAASLKRCDWDELEARLLTLRSLSKDYQSLTDNPFVVLSFFGVSAEEQRMVAENFARHNIPASVLEAPEHRLPVGRAGPASRLRIGYLSADFKTHPVGQIMPQVIELHDRSKVEVFGYSIGIDDHSEIRKRLSAAFDHFVDLRDCSVTETAQRVRADEIDILVDLNGWTAEGRLEALALRSAPVQVTWLGYAGTTGHPKLADYLLGDPVVTPLQHEHCYTETLAHLPNCYLPADTSIALGPPPSRRAAGLPDEGFVFCSFNNSYKFNPWVFDLWCRLLSDVGESCLWLSQPGGTAQDRLRKEFEVRGVDPARLIFAPRVEARAGHLSRLQLADLALDPFPYNSHSTGLDVLWAGVPMVALLGDTFPGRVGASLLRASGLEELITTSPDEYHQLALALVRNPSRLQALRARLAENRRHCALFDMPGFVGSLEKVYLRMWNNHLQGARTPVV from the coding sequence ATGAAGGGTTCCCGGAAGAAATCTCCGCCAGTCGGCGTCAGACGTTCACCGCTGGACCCGGCTAGCCTGGCGCTGATGCGCCTGGTCGAAGCGCTCAGGTATCCGGAAGTGGAAGCGGCGGCACGCCGTATCCTCGACAGCCGCTCGAGTCATCCACTGGCCTTGAAGGCGCTGGGCTTTGCCCTGATCGGGCAGGCGCGTTTCGAGGAAGCCTTGCCGATCGTCCGTTATTCTCTCGAGCGCAATCCCGATGACCCGGAAGCGCACAACAATCTCGGCATCGTCCTCTCTGCGCTGATGCGCTGGGACGAATCGATCCGGTGCTTCGCTCGCTCGCTCGAAATCAAGCCCCGCGACCCCGAGGTGCTCAAGAATTACGGCGTCGCCCTGTCGAGGATGCACCAGTGGGACGAAGCCGTCCCGTATTTTCTCAAGGCCATCGAATACCACCCTGGGGACTATGTGGAGGCGATCGAGCAGCTTGCCAGCGCCTTGCTCGCCAGCAATCGCAACGACGAAGCCTGGACCTGTTTCAACGAACTGTGGAAAAACGACCGGAGCAACGCCGCCATCCTGTCCCAACTCCTTGCTGCCAGTCTCAAGAGATGCGACTGGGACGAACTGGAAGCCCGGCTGCTCACGCTCAGATCCTTGAGCAAGGACTATCAGTCGCTGACCGATAACCCTTTTGTCGTCTTGTCGTTCTTCGGCGTCAGTGCCGAAGAACAGCGCATGGTCGCCGAAAATTTCGCTCGCCACAACATTCCGGCGAGCGTGCTCGAGGCCCCGGAACATCGCTTGCCCGTGGGCCGGGCCGGGCCGGCCTCGCGGCTGCGGATCGGCTATCTGTCTGCCGACTTCAAGACGCATCCTGTCGGGCAGATCATGCCGCAGGTCATCGAGCTGCACGATCGATCGAAGGTCGAGGTGTTCGGGTATTCGATTGGTATCGATGATCACAGCGAGATCAGGAAGCGCCTGAGCGCAGCTTTCGACCATTTCGTCGATTTACGGGATTGCAGCGTGACCGAGACTGCACAGCGCGTCCGTGCAGATGAAATCGATATACTGGTTGATCTCAATGGCTGGACTGCCGAGGGACGCCTCGAGGCGCTGGCGCTTCGCAGTGCCCCGGTGCAGGTGACCTGGCTCGGTTATGCCGGCACCACCGGGCATCCGAAACTGGCCGACTATCTGCTCGGCGATCCGGTGGTGACGCCCTTGCAGCACGAGCACTGCTATACCGAAACACTCGCCCACCTGCCGAACTGCTATCTGCCGGCGGACACCTCGATCGCCCTGGGTCCTCCCCCATCGCGGCGGGCCGCCGGGTTACCGGACGAGGGCTTTGTTTTTTGCTCGTTCAACAACAGTTACAAGTTCAACCCGTGGGTCTTCGACCTCTGGTGCCGGCTCCTGTCGGATGTGGGAGAGAGCTGCCTGTGGTTGAGTCAACCGGGAGGGACTGCACAGGATCGCTTGCGCAAGGAATTCGAAGTCCGCGGCGTCGACCCGGCGAGGCTGATTTTTGCCCCGCGAGTCGAGGCTCGGGCGGGCCATCTGTCGCGCCTGCAACTGGCCGATCTGGCGCTCGATCCGTTTCCGTACAATTCGCATTCGACGGGGCTCGATGTCCTGTGGGCGGGGGTCCCGATGGTCGCGCTGCTCGGGGATACTTTTCCCGGACGAGTGGGGGCCAGCCTGCTGCGCGCGTCCGGCCTCGAAGAGTTGATCACCACTTCCCCCGATGAGTACCATCAGCTGGCCCTGGCGCTGGTTCGTAACCCTTCGCGCCTGCAAGCACTGCGGGCGAGACTGGCCGAAAACAGGCGGCACTGTGCGCTCTTCGACATGCCGGGTTTTGTTGGCTCGCTGGAAAAGGTGTATTTGCGGATGTGGAACAACCATCTGCAGGGCGCCAGGACGCCGGTGGTCTGA
- a CDS encoding class I SAM-dependent methyltransferase, with the protein MISPFLAKRAMCKEPELTRIVFCQSCGLRFFDRGLSETEASRYYQDYRSTAYCFERNREEPFYTRRAHRQIASWLASAPRRAALAAALAANGAPAHFDAVLDFGGGDGTLISELPCFERAVFDFSDAAPIEGIVRVNEGSRGLRPWNLIVCAQTLEHASSPRALVMTMAGLLAPEGWLYLEVPDEMWSNRTLAGSTRDRWLKWLVGRRRILMAADTLSTACRIVLGFLPPFGFIPMREHLQYFTEQALSALVRRSGLQLAGCGRNAVGQIYAVATKVIL; encoded by the coding sequence GTGATTTCACCATTCCTCGCCAAGAGAGCGATGTGCAAGGAGCCGGAACTTACACGCATCGTCTTTTGCCAAAGCTGCGGTCTGCGCTTCTTCGATCGTGGCTTGTCGGAAACAGAGGCATCACGCTATTACCAAGACTATCGCAGCACGGCCTATTGCTTTGAGCGCAATCGCGAAGAACCCTTTTACACGCGACGCGCACATCGCCAGATCGCAAGCTGGCTTGCGTCCGCACCGCGGCGAGCAGCGCTCGCAGCCGCGCTGGCGGCGAATGGCGCACCGGCCCACTTCGACGCCGTGCTGGATTTCGGTGGAGGTGACGGCACACTGATTAGCGAACTGCCTTGCTTTGAGCGGGCTGTTTTTGACTTCTCCGACGCGGCGCCGATCGAAGGCATCGTGCGGGTGAATGAAGGCAGCAGAGGGCTCCGGCCCTGGAACCTCATCGTCTGCGCGCAAACACTCGAACACGCGAGCAGTCCGCGTGCACTCGTGATGACCATGGCGGGCTTGCTGGCACCGGAAGGCTGGCTCTACCTGGAAGTACCGGACGAGATGTGGTCCAACCGCACTCTTGCCGGCAGCACCAGGGACCGATGGTTGAAGTGGCTAGTGGGGCGGCGACGAATCCTGATGGCGGCGGACACACTCAGCACGGCATGTAGAATTGTGCTTGGTTTCCTGCCCCCGTTCGGATTCATACCAATGCGCGAACACTTGCAGTACTTTACCGAGCAAGCCTTGTCTGCCCTTGTTCGACGATCCGGCTTGCAGCTTGCAGGTTGCGGGCGAAACGCGGTTGGACAGATCTACGCCGTGGCGACCAAGGTAATCCTGTAG
- a CDS encoding glycosyltransferase family 2 protein, with amino-acid sequence MKLISIVTGCFNEEDNVDELHARIRAQLERLPAYDYEHIFIDNASTDGTVHKIKALAVRDKRVKLIVNTRNFGHIRSPIHALLQARGDAVIAMASDLQEPPELIPEFIAQWEQGYRVVAGVKPSSQHTTAMSFIRRFFYATIGRISDTRLIPNFTGFGLYDRAVIEVIRQMDDPYPYFRGLIADIGFEHAEIPFVQPRRSRGISKNNFYTLYDMAILGITSHSKIPIRLATMSGFALSALSLLVAIAYLVYKLLSWEQFSVGIAPVLIGFFFFASVQLFFIGILGEYIAAIHTQVLKRPLVVEKERVNFDASPPA; translated from the coding sequence ATGAAACTGATCAGTATCGTGACCGGCTGTTTCAACGAAGAGGACAACGTCGACGAGCTGCATGCGCGTATTCGCGCACAACTCGAACGGCTCCCCGCTTACGACTACGAGCACATCTTCATCGATAACGCATCTACCGACGGCACCGTCCACAAAATCAAGGCGTTGGCGGTGCGGGACAAACGCGTCAAACTGATCGTCAACACCCGCAATTTCGGCCACATTCGCTCACCGATCCATGCCCTGCTGCAGGCGCGTGGCGATGCGGTGATCGCCATGGCCTCTGATCTGCAAGAGCCGCCGGAACTGATTCCCGAATTCATTGCCCAGTGGGAACAAGGCTACCGTGTCGTTGCCGGAGTCAAGCCCAGCAGCCAGCACACCACGGCCATGTCCTTCATTCGAAGGTTCTTCTATGCCACCATCGGACGCATCTCGGACACCCGGCTGATCCCGAATTTCACGGGCTTTGGTCTTTATGACCGGGCGGTGATCGAAGTTATCCGCCAGATGGACGATCCTTATCCTTACTTTCGCGGCTTGATTGCCGACATCGGTTTCGAACATGCGGAAATCCCTTTCGTGCAGCCCCGGCGCAGCCGCGGCATCAGCAAGAACAATTTCTATACGCTTTACGATATGGCCATCCTCGGCATCACCAGTCACTCGAAGATACCGATCCGCCTGGCAACGATGAGCGGATTCGCGCTTTCGGCGCTCAGCCTGCTCGTAGCCATCGCCTACCTCGTCTACAAGCTGTTGAGTTGGGAGCAGTTTTCAGTCGGTATTGCGCCCGTGCTGATCGGCTTCTTCTTCTTCGCCTCGGTGCAGCTTTTCTTCATCGGCATCCTCGGCGAATACATCGCCGCGATCCATACTCAGGTGTTGAAGAGGCCTTTGGTGGTTGAAAAGGAACGGGTCAACTTCGATGCCTCCCCTCCCGCTTGA
- a CDS encoding HAD-IA family hydrolase: MLKMQLAWLALHPDLQNDFLNHELDLEAASLRPNRPLVKLCRRLMQNGLRVAVVSDMYLDALALRRLLLHHGLDDFCQIVYVSAEFGVSKASGHLFSLVAEREATPFSAIVHVGDNFRADYLMPRRKGIGAVWLPRAISWRFYNSLWNLALRIKHVYLKGL, translated from the coding sequence ATGCTGAAGATGCAGCTGGCTTGGCTGGCCCTTCACCCCGACCTGCAAAATGATTTCCTGAATCACGAACTGGATCTCGAAGCCGCCAGCCTCCGTCCCAACCGTCCGCTGGTCAAGCTTTGCCGCAGGCTCATGCAAAATGGGTTGCGCGTGGCCGTGGTCAGCGACATGTACCTGGATGCTCTCGCCCTGCGTCGCCTCTTGCTCCATCATGGCCTCGATGATTTTTGCCAGATCGTGTATGTCAGTGCCGAGTTTGGCGTCAGCAAGGCCAGCGGACATCTTTTCAGCCTGGTTGCCGAGCGAGAAGCCACGCCATTTTCAGCCATTGTTCATGTCGGAGACAACTTTCGTGCGGATTACCTCATGCCGCGCCGCAAGGGCATCGGGGCGGTTTGGCTGCCAAGGGCTATATCATGGCGGTTTTATAACAGCCTATGGAATCTCGCCCTTCGCATCAAGCATGTTTACCTCAAGGGACTCTGA
- a CDS encoding thiamine pyrophosphate-binding protein, whose protein sequence is MITVANYLAQSMADHGYRHVFLVTGGGAMFLNDALCHHPDITPVFFHHEQAAAMAAEAYARIAGKPAILNVTTGPGGINAINGVFGAWTDSVPMVVFSGQVKRATCLATTPVRGLRQLGDQESEIIPMVSAITKYASIVDSPDDLAWHLDQALHLATSGRPGPVWLDIPIDVQSAKMEPAGMRRFVPPQEHGHRVSDVELDALIKRLGQARRPVILAGTGVRAAHANEEFATLIHRLGIPVTTAWTHDLIATDDPLFCGRPGTIGTRAGNFTVQNADLLLILGSRLNIRQVSYNWPGFAARAFKIQVDIDAAELEKPLVRPDLAICCDLRDFLVALNAQLAERPLPRNPEHEHWLAWCRQRFFAYPAVLPKHREFRGRINPYHFVEALFDCLDEDDIVACGNASATILPFQAGAIKHGMRMFSNSGSASMGYDLPAAIGAYFGAVASRGRQGRVVCLAGDGSIMMNLQELQTIAQHRLPIKIFVLDNHGYLSIRSSQMNFFRRVAGADPDSGVSLPDFVAIATAFAIPASRLDSADFAERLPTLLDAPGPHLCQVVLDETQQFEPRMSSRQLDDGSIVSAPLEDMYPFLEPAELARNMLSNS, encoded by the coding sequence ATGATCACCGTAGCCAATTACCTGGCTCAATCCATGGCCGACCACGGCTACCGCCATGTCTTCCTCGTCACCGGTGGCGGGGCGATGTTCCTGAATGATGCACTCTGTCATCATCCCGACATCACGCCCGTGTTTTTCCACCACGAACAGGCGGCAGCGATGGCCGCCGAAGCCTACGCCCGCATCGCCGGCAAGCCGGCCATCCTCAACGTCACCACCGGTCCCGGCGGAATCAACGCGATCAATGGCGTCTTCGGCGCCTGGACCGATTCGGTACCGATGGTGGTCTTCTCGGGCCAGGTCAAGCGCGCCACCTGTCTGGCGACGACACCGGTTCGCGGCTTGCGTCAATTGGGCGACCAGGAAAGCGAAATCATTCCGATGGTGAGTGCTATCACCAAGTACGCGTCGATTGTCGACTCCCCCGATGACCTCGCCTGGCATCTCGATCAGGCGCTGCATCTCGCGACTTCGGGCCGACCCGGCCCGGTCTGGCTCGATATCCCGATCGACGTGCAGAGTGCGAAGATGGAACCAGCCGGCATGCGTCGCTTCGTTCCTCCGCAAGAACATGGGCACAGGGTTTCGGATGTCGAGCTGGATGCTTTGATCAAGCGGCTGGGCCAGGCCCGCCGCCCGGTCATTCTCGCCGGAACCGGTGTACGTGCGGCGCATGCGAACGAGGAGTTCGCAACGCTGATTCACCGCCTCGGCATCCCGGTAACGACGGCCTGGACCCACGATCTGATCGCCACCGATGACCCGCTGTTCTGCGGTCGCCCCGGCACCATCGGTACCCGTGCCGGCAATTTCACGGTGCAAAATGCGGACCTCTTGCTGATCCTCGGTAGCCGCCTCAATATCCGCCAGGTGAGCTACAACTGGCCGGGTTTCGCGGCACGCGCTTTCAAGATCCAGGTCGACATCGACGCCGCCGAACTGGAAAAACCGCTGGTTCGGCCCGACCTCGCCATCTGCTGCGACCTCCGCGATTTCCTTGTGGCGCTGAACGCGCAGCTCGCCGAGAGGCCGCTGCCGCGCAACCCCGAGCACGAGCACTGGCTCGCCTGGTGCCGGCAGCGCTTCTTTGCTTACCCGGCAGTGTTGCCGAAACACCGCGAGTTCAGGGGCCGGATCAATCCCTACCACTTCGTCGAGGCGCTTTTCGACTGCCTCGATGAAGACGACATCGTCGCCTGCGGCAACGCCAGCGCAACCATCCTCCCATTCCAGGCCGGCGCGATCAAGCACGGTATGCGCATGTTCTCGAACTCGGGCAGCGCATCGATGGGCTACGACCTGCCGGCAGCGATCGGCGCCTACTTCGGCGCGGTCGCCAGCCGCGGCAGGCAAGGCCGCGTCGTCTGCCTCGCCGGTGATGGCAGCATCATGATGAACCTGCAGGAACTCCAGACGATTGCCCAGCATCGCTTGCCGATCAAGATCTTCGTGCTCGACAACCACGGCTATCTGTCGATACGCAGTTCGCAGATGAACTTCTTCCGGCGTGTAGCCGGCGCAGACCCTGACTCGGGCGTTTCACTGCCCGACTTCGTTGCCATCGCCACCGCCTTTGCGATTCCGGCGTCACGCCTCGACTCGGCTGACTTCGCCGAGCGGCTTCCGACACTTCTCGACGCACCCGGCCCGCATTTATGCCAGGTCGTGCTCGACGAGACGCAGCAGTTCGAACCCCGGATGAGTTCGCGCCAGCTTGACGATGGCAGCATCGTCTCGGCGCCGCTCGAGGACATGTACCCTTTTCTCGAACCTGCGGAATTGGCCCGTAACATGCTTTCCAATTCATGA
- a CDS encoding N-acetylneuraminate synthase family protein: MSHSQQSQASEIFEDLFVLELANNHQGCLERGLRIVTDFSRIVRFNNVKAAIKLQFRDVEAFIHKEFRERTDIRYIRRTLDSRLSKAEYARLTTAIRRAGCIPMATPFDEVSVDLCVELGVEIIKIASSDINDWVLIEKIASTKCPVIASTGGSSLKDVDDLVKFFNRRGIPLAINHCVSLYPSENHEIELNQVDFLRRRYPHNVIGFSTHEHRDWQTSIAIAYAKGARTFERHIDIATDGSPVAAYCSLPHQIDQWFRAHRRVVEMCGAPGTQKRIPPSQEIAYLNALVRGVYARRDLRQGHALGDEDVYLAIPLQKGQISCRELMRGELLLCDVTADGAILIDMIDSPYADNEQLKALIYQRGL; encoded by the coding sequence ATGAGCCATTCGCAGCAGTCGCAAGCTTCGGAGATCTTTGAAGACCTGTTCGTCCTCGAACTGGCCAACAACCACCAGGGCTGTCTTGAACGCGGATTGCGGATCGTCACCGACTTTTCGCGAATTGTCCGCTTCAACAATGTCAAGGCGGCGATCAAGCTTCAGTTCCGCGACGTCGAAGCCTTCATCCACAAGGAGTTCCGCGAACGCACGGATATCCGCTACATCCGGCGAACGCTCGACAGCCGCCTCTCCAAGGCGGAATACGCCAGGCTGACGACGGCCATCCGGCGGGCCGGTTGCATCCCGATGGCGACGCCATTCGACGAAGTCTCGGTGGACCTGTGCGTCGAACTGGGCGTCGAGATCATCAAGATCGCCAGTTCCGACATCAACGACTGGGTGTTGATCGAAAAGATCGCCAGCACCAAGTGTCCGGTGATCGCATCCACGGGCGGTTCGTCCCTGAAAGATGTCGACGATCTCGTCAAGTTCTTCAACCGGCGTGGAATTCCGCTGGCGATCAATCATTGCGTCTCGCTTTACCCGTCCGAGAACCACGAAATCGAACTGAATCAGGTGGACTTCCTGCGCCGACGTTATCCTCACAATGTGATCGGCTTTTCCACACACGAACATCGGGACTGGCAGACTTCGATTGCCATTGCCTATGCCAAGGGCGCTCGTACCTTTGAACGGCATATCGACATCGCCACTGACGGCAGCCCGGTTGCCGCGTATTGCAGCCTGCCACACCAGATCGACCAATGGTTCAGGGCGCATCGACGGGTCGTCGAAATGTGCGGCGCACCAGGTACCCAGAAGCGCATTCCACCGAGTCAGGAAATTGCCTATCTCAATGCCCTGGTCCGCGGGGTCTATGCCCGACGGGATCTCCGACAAGGACACGCGCTCGGCGATGAAGACGTCTACCTCGCGATTCCCCTGCAGAAAGGTCAGATCTCCTGCCGCGAACTGATGCGTGGCGAGCTGTTGCTTTGCGACGTCACAGCGGATGGCGCGATCCTGATCGACATGATCGACAGCCCGTACGCCGACAATGAGCAGCTCAAGGCTCTCATCTATCAACGCGGACTCTGA
- a CDS encoding type II toxin-antitoxin system prevent-host-death family antitoxin yields the protein MESNMRTVSLAEAKAHLRELLNTVEAGEEFVITRHGRAVARVSPAEKTKQPLPIKQLATLRKMVPAWTERSAGIVRQLRDAE from the coding sequence CTGGAGAGCAACATGCGTACCGTAAGTCTGGCCGAAGCAAAAGCACATCTCCGCGAATTACTGAATACGGTGGAAGCCGGCGAAGAATTCGTCATCACCCGTCATGGTCGCGCCGTTGCCAGGGTATCGCCAGCCGAGAAAACGAAGCAGCCTCTTCCGATCAAACAATTGGCTACTTTACGCAAGATGGTGCCCGCCTGGACCGAACGGAGTGCGGGCATCGTGCGCCAATTGCGGGATGCCGAATGA
- a CDS encoding ABC transporter ATP-binding protein has product MLPAIAIDDLEKKYPRRWRSAPVVALGGVSLTVEPGEAFGFIGANGAGKTTTIKILMGLIRATRGNARIFGTSVAQPEARRGLGYVPENPYLYDYLTPLEILSMGMRLHRVQVSESRSYCLAWLDRLGLAQVAGKAIRSFSKGMTQRVAIAQALCIRPRLLILDEPLSGLDPIGRRDVVDILTEYKRGGGTLFLTSHVLHDVERLADRFGLIHQGVLRAVRSPAELTGDQEMVLVRTFGQTPVAGMREDFSGRWIGEVPRAALWERLEALRNAGHVVLELRPSLSLEVAFMRAVGQK; this is encoded by the coding sequence ATGCTGCCCGCGATTGCCATCGATGATCTTGAAAAAAAATATCCGAGAAGATGGCGGTCGGCGCCGGTGGTCGCGCTCGGCGGCGTGTCGCTGACCGTCGAACCGGGCGAGGCCTTTGGTTTCATCGGCGCCAATGGCGCCGGCAAGACGACGACGATCAAGATCCTGATGGGGCTGATCCGGGCAACGCGCGGAAACGCGCGCATCTTCGGGACTTCCGTTGCGCAGCCAGAGGCTCGCCGGGGCCTGGGCTATGTTCCCGAGAACCCTTATCTCTATGACTATCTGACGCCACTCGAAATCCTCTCGATGGGCATGCGGCTGCATCGGGTCCAGGTCAGCGAGTCGCGAAGCTACTGCCTGGCCTGGCTCGACCGCCTGGGTCTGGCGCAGGTGGCGGGCAAGGCGATTCGTTCCTTTTCCAAGGGAATGACGCAGCGGGTGGCGATCGCCCAGGCCTTGTGCATCCGTCCACGGCTGTTGATTCTCGACGAGCCGCTGTCGGGTCTCGACCCGATCGGTCGCCGCGATGTGGTCGATATCCTTACCGAGTACAAGCGCGGCGGTGGCACCCTCTTTCTGACCTCGCATGTCCTGCACGACGTGGAACGGCTGGCCGATCGCTTCGGCCTGATCCACCAGGGCGTCCTGCGCGCGGTTCGGTCGCCGGCCGAACTGACCGGGGACCAGGAAATGGTCCTGGTGCGCACTTTTGGCCAGACGCCAGTGGCCGGGATGCGTGAGGATTTCTCAGGGCGCTGGATCGGTGAAGTGCCGCGTGCCGCCCTATGGGAACGCCTTGAAGCCTTGCGGAATGCCGGGCATGTGGTGTTGGAACTGCGCCCCAGCCTGTCCCTGGAGGTGGCCTTCATGCGTGCGGTCGGACAGAAATGA
- a CDS encoding methyltransferase domain-containing protein, translating to MTDYTPEFYSAQQADSLRSARIVLPLLFSHYRPASVVDVGCGVGPWLKVCTELEINDIRGIDGSHVPIEFLMIPQHSFCPANLAETVVTDRQFGLAMSLEVAEHLPESRAWTFVKELTQLSKVVLFSAAIPYQGGTAHINENWPEYWATLFHGFGYEPLDFLRPRLWNNNEVCWWYRQNLIVFCEKDFISASGLSEACRDLQWPLSIVHPDMFLWGVARPGRVPASRYPHDARLRTAQVAAWQEGKVATPQQQHTYGAEFHDDFGGFAPLRRLKQLVGRFRR from the coding sequence ATGACCGACTACACGCCAGAGTTCTACTCGGCGCAGCAAGCGGATAGCCTGCGCTCCGCCAGAATAGTGCTTCCGCTCCTGTTCTCGCACTATCGGCCGGCGTCGGTGGTCGACGTGGGTTGCGGCGTCGGTCCCTGGCTCAAGGTCTGCACGGAGTTGGAGATCAACGACATTCGTGGAATTGATGGCAGTCATGTGCCGATCGAATTCCTCATGATCCCGCAACATTCCTTTTGCCCGGCAAACCTGGCCGAAACGGTCGTCACGGACCGCCAGTTCGGCCTCGCCATGTCGCTTGAGGTAGCCGAACACTTGCCCGAGAGCAGGGCGTGGACCTTCGTCAAGGAACTAACGCAGTTGTCGAAAGTCGTCCTGTTCTCCGCCGCAATCCCCTATCAGGGGGGCACCGCCCATATCAATGAAAACTGGCCTGAATACTGGGCGACCCTGTTCCACGGTTTTGGTTACGAACCGCTGGATTTCCTTCGTCCGCGCCTGTGGAACAACAATGAAGTCTGCTGGTGGTACCGGCAGAATCTCATCGTGTTCTGCGAAAAGGATTTCATTTCCGCCAGCGGCCTGTCCGAGGCCTGTCGCGACCTGCAATGGCCGCTATCCATAGTCCATCCGGACATGTTCCTCTGGGGCGTCGCACGTCCGGGACGCGTTCCCGCATCCCGCTATCCCCACGATGCAAGGCTTCGCACCGCGCAAGTCGCCGCCTGGCAGGAGGGTAAGGTGGCGACTCCGCAGCAACAGCACACCTACGGGGCAGAGTTTCACGACGACTTCGGAGGATTCGCCCCGCTCCGAAGGCTGAAGCAATTGGTGGGCCGCTTCCGCCGATGA
- a CDS encoding glycosyltransferase family 2 protein yields MKSSSTTPAVAVITRTRNRPLMLARALDSVSGQTFRDVSWIIVNDGGEPAAVESIAEQGRQRGLPTAVHHHPQSLGMEAASNVGIRASDSEFIVIHDDDDSWEPAFLDASVSFLREFPRYAGVVTQSTKVEEEVLPEIIRILARSPFNPDLLSIYLHEMAQENTFPPISFLYRRSVINTVGLYAEDLPVLGDWDFNLRFLENYDIGVIPKALANYHHRRSLTDAKSHYGNSLYAGQNRHIEYDAIVRNRLLRRDLALGKQGLGWLVATGRQHLTLRRLDNTVQRLVRLGSRFGLDRLLRRF; encoded by the coding sequence ATGAAATCCTCTTCCACCACGCCTGCAGTAGCCGTCATCACCAGAACCAGGAACCGTCCCCTGATGTTGGCAAGAGCGCTCGACTCGGTGTCAGGTCAGACATTCCGTGATGTCTCCTGGATTATCGTGAATGATGGTGGAGAACCCGCTGCGGTGGAGTCGATCGCCGAACAGGGCCGGCAGCGAGGATTGCCCACCGCCGTTCACCACCATCCACAAAGTCTCGGCATGGAAGCCGCCAGCAATGTCGGAATTCGGGCCTCCGACAGCGAGTTCATCGTGATCCATGACGATGACGACAGTTGGGAACCAGCTTTTCTCGATGCCAGCGTCAGCTTTCTTCGCGAGTTCCCACGCTATGCGGGCGTAGTGACCCAGTCCACCAAGGTCGAGGAAGAAGTGTTGCCGGAAATCATCAGGATTCTGGCGCGCAGCCCTTTCAATCCCGACCTGCTGAGCATCTATCTGCACGAGATGGCCCAGGAGAATACTTTCCCGCCGATCTCGTTCCTGTATCGCCGATCAGTCATTAACACCGTTGGCCTCTATGCCGAGGACCTGCCTGTCCTTGGAGACTGGGATTTCAATCTGCGCTTCCTGGAAAATTATGATATTGGTGTAATCCCTAAGGCTCTGGCCAACTATCACCATCGGCGCAGCCTTACGGATGCCAAAAGCCACTACGGCAACAGCCTGTATGCCGGGCAGAATCGCCATATCGAATACGACGCGATCGTGCGCAATCGACTGCTGCGCCGCGACTTGGCTCTGGGCAAGCAGGGTTTGGGCTGGCTAGTCGCTACAGGGCGTCAACATCTTACGCTGCGCCGCCTCGACAATACGGTGCAGCGGCTGGTGCGTCTGGGATCCCGATTCGGCCTTGACCGTCTGCTTCGGCGATTCTGA